AATGGCTTCATACAGGAGGCGACCCACCTGGTCAACCAGTTGCATCCGGAACTGCTCGATAACGATCGCTATCTATATTTCCATCTTCAGCAGCTTCATCTGATCGAGCTGATTCGGTAGGGTCTTGATGATATTAGTGGTCCCAAAACACTACTATTCTAATGCTCGCTCctgtgatgtgatgtgatgaAAATGTGATCCATTACCATTATGCTTTCAGTGCTGGGAAGATTGAGGAAGCGCTTACGTTCGCCCAAACGCAAATCTCCGAAGCAGGCGAAAGTAACCCGGAAGTGTTGAACGAACTCGAGCGCACACTTGCGCTGCTTGCGTTCGAGAAACCCCAGCACAGCCCGTTCGCGGACCTGCTCGATCATACCCACCGTCAGAAGGTGGCCAGCGAGCTGAACGCGGCAATCCTCAAGACTGAACAGCAGGAACAGTCGAGCCCACGCATGATCAATATCCTCAAGCTAATACTGTGGGCGCAAACCGAGCTAGACAAAAAGAACGTCAAGTATCCGAAGATGATGGATCTGGCTTCGGGCACTATCGAGCCAAAGTAGAGTCAGCAAATTCAGGCGTTGTCCAAGAATagatgcgcgtgtgtgtgtgtgtttaatgtgTACATGTGTATAATCGAAATATGTATGTGAGATGGTAAAGGAAGGAAGCGGGCGTTGTCTAGTTAGTACGAAGCTTTAAAGCACGATTGTTGGCCCTGGGCTGATTTAGTTGGTTAGAGAAGAATATAAGAGGATTTCTATATCTTAAGAAAGGAAGTGTGAGGCC
This sequence is a window from Anopheles marshallii chromosome X, idAnoMarsDA_429_01, whole genome shotgun sequence. Protein-coding genes within it:
- the LOC128707213 gene encoding glucose-induced degradation protein 8 homolog — its product is MSCNDKNDGISKEEWQSRLETFPFKQDDINKLIMNYLVTEGFKEAAEKFQAESGVVPSVDLNSLDNRILIREAVQNGFIQEATHLVNQLHPELLDNDRYLYFHLQQLHLIELIRAGKIEEALTFAQTQISEAGESNPEVLNELERTLALLAFEKPQHSPFADLLDHTHRQKVASELNAAILKTEQQEQSSPRMINILKLILWAQTELDKKNVKYPKMMDLASGTIEPK